In Vicingus serpentipes, the following are encoded in one genomic region:
- a CDS encoding AsmA-like C-terminal region-containing protein, with amino-acid sequence MKKILKIFGYTFLVLILLIIALPFMFKGKIVEMVKEETNAMLNAKVDFGEFDMGLISTFPNFNFEIENVKVEGVDKFEGVMLADIKNLSLKVDLMSVISGDEINIKSIHITEPRIIAMVLADTTANWDIVKATGEVVEEEVTEESASAFKLGLKDVTITNGYVLYKDETMDLFTEIKGLNFNMNGDMTADVTNLNTHTTIDEFNLGMEGIDYMKKAIIVADADLEADLLNSKYTFKENEFKINELILGMDGWLAMPADDIDMELTFGAKKTAFKNILSLVPVVYMTDFASVKTDGKLALDGHAKGTYSETKMPAFGLNLVVEKAMFKYPDLPKSVNNINIDLHVTNPDGDLDHTIVDLKTFHMEMAGNPIDANLYVKTPISDADIKAGLKADFSLASLQDVMPLEGDQLEGDIKSDLSVAGKMSAIEQERYQDFHAEGSFSIANMNYKSDSLPYDVYLNILTLNFSPQFVELAQFDSKIGKTDIQANGRIDNIISYVFSDDEELTGTFNVNSTLLDLNEFMSEEEVASTEESTSVEEEPLAVVEVPKNINFTLKSTFKKVIYDNIEIDDMNGLLTVKNQKVSMDNLDMKLLDGAMIMDGYYETTNPVEPSFKFDMDIKDFDVEKVATTFNSITEMAPIVKNCKGKFGTKLAINGVFNEQMEPNLNTLNGNGNMKTKNMQVVDFKAMNKLADALKNEKLRKIDINDVNISYQIKDGRVYTDPFDVKMGNTKGKMSGSSGIDQTIDYKMALKIPSKDLGVSAAMDKMNAQASGLGLDLKAAETVDVDVLIGGTFTEPKISTSLKGMANSMVDNVKEQIKEKINEEVDKAKDKAIEEAKKQAQNLKDEAKKQADKIRSEGKKAADDIRAKANAEADKLKNKGGNFIEKKANEIAAKKLAEEGEKQAQKVEAEANKKANDVEAKAQQEADKLVADSEAKIKK; translated from the coding sequence ATGAAAAAAATTCTTAAAATTTTCGGCTACACATTTTTAGTTTTAATTCTTTTAATTATTGCTCTTCCTTTTATGTTTAAAGGAAAAATAGTTGAAATGGTAAAAGAAGAAACTAATGCCATGTTAAATGCTAAAGTTGATTTTGGTGAATTTGATATGGGTTTAATTAGCACTTTCCCAAATTTTAATTTTGAAATCGAAAATGTAAAAGTAGAGGGAGTTGATAAATTTGAAGGTGTAATGTTAGCAGACATAAAGAATCTTTCGTTAAAAGTAGATTTAATGAGTGTTATAAGTGGTGATGAGATAAATATTAAATCGATTCACATAACTGAGCCTAGAATTATTGCTATGGTTTTAGCTGATACTACTGCAAACTGGGACATTGTTAAAGCAACAGGAGAAGTTGTTGAGGAAGAAGTTACCGAAGAAAGTGCTTCTGCATTTAAGTTAGGTTTAAAAGATGTAACCATAACTAATGGTTATGTGTTATACAAAGATGAAACCATGGATTTATTCACCGAAATTAAAGGTTTAAACTTTAATATGAATGGTGATATGACTGCTGATGTAACTAACTTAAATACTCATACTACAATAGATGAATTTAATTTAGGAATGGAAGGTATTGATTACATGAAAAAAGCAATAATAGTTGCTGATGCTGACCTTGAAGCTGATTTATTAAACTCTAAATACACTTTTAAAGAAAATGAATTTAAAATAAATGAATTGATTTTAGGAATGGATGGTTGGTTAGCAATGCCAGCAGATGATATTGATATGGAATTGACTTTTGGAGCTAAAAAAACAGCCTTTAAAAACATTTTATCTTTAGTACCTGTAGTCTATATGACTGATTTTGCTTCTGTTAAAACAGATGGTAAACTAGCGTTAGATGGACATGCAAAAGGAACTTACTCAGAAACTAAGATGCCTGCTTTTGGATTAAACTTAGTTGTAGAAAAAGCAATGTTTAAATATCCTGACTTACCTAAATCTGTAAACAATATTAATATTGATTTACATGTTACCAATCCTGATGGTGATTTAGATCATACTATAGTAGATTTGAAAACTTTCCACATGGAAATGGCAGGAAACCCAATTGATGCAAATCTTTATGTAAAAACTCCTATTTCTGATGCAGATATTAAAGCTGGCTTAAAAGCTGACTTTAGCTTAGCAAGTCTTCAAGATGTAATGCCTTTAGAAGGTGATCAATTAGAAGGTGATATAAAATCAGACTTGAGTGTTGCTGGTAAAATGTCTGCTATTGAGCAAGAACGTTACCAAGACTTTCATGCAGAAGGTAGCTTTAGTATTGCTAATATGAATTACAAAAGCGATTCACTTCCTTATGATGTTTACTTAAACATCTTAACACTTAATTTTTCTCCTCAATTTGTTGAATTGGCTCAATTTGATTCTAAAATTGGGAAAACCGATATTCAAGCAAATGGTAGAATTGATAATATTATTTCTTACGTATTTAGTGATGATGAGGAATTAACTGGAACATTTAATGTAAACTCTACTCTACTAGATTTAAATGAGTTTATGAGTGAGGAAGAAGTAGCTTCAACAGAAGAAAGCACTTCAGTAGAAGAAGAGCCATTAGCAGTTGTCGAAGTTCCAAAAAACATCAACTTTACTTTAAAATCAACCTTTAAGAAAGTTATTTATGATAACATCGAAATTGATGATATGAATGGTTTATTGACTGTTAAAAATCAGAAAGTATCAATGGATAATTTAGACATGAAATTATTGGATGGCGCTATGATTATGGATGGTTATTATGAAACTACAAACCCAGTCGAACCAAGTTTTAAATTTGATATGGATATTAAAGATTTTGATGTGGAAAAAGTAGCTACTACATTTAATTCCATTACCGAAATGGCTCCAATTGTAAAAAATTGTAAAGGTAAATTTGGAACTAAATTGGCAATTAATGGTGTTTTCAATGAGCAAATGGAACCAAACTTAAATACCTTAAATGGTAACGGGAACATGAAAACCAAAAACATGCAAGTAGTAGATTTTAAAGCTATGAACAAACTTGCAGATGCTCTTAAAAATGAAAAACTTAGAAAAATAGACATTAACGATGTAAACATTTCTTACCAAATTAAAGACGGTAGAGTTTATACTGATCCTTTTGATGTTAAAATGGGAAATACAAAAGGAAAAATGTCAGGTTCTAGTGGTATAGACCAAACCATAGACTATAAAATGGCTCTTAAAATACCAAGTAAAGATTTAGGAGTAAGTGCCGCAATGGACAAAATGAATGCTCAAGCTTCAGGTCTTGGTTTAGATTTAAAAGCTGCCGAAACTGTTGATGTAGATGTATTAATTGGCGGAACATTTACTGAACCAAAAATTTCTACGAGTTTAAAAGGCATGGCTAACTCTATGGTTGACAATGTAAAAGAGCAAATAAAAGAAAAAATAAATGAAGAAGTTGACAAAGCAAAAGATAAAGCAATTGAAGAAGCTAAAAAACAGGCACAGAATTTGAAGGATGAAGCTAAAAAACAAGCTGATAAAATAAGATCTGAAGGTAAAAAAGCTGCAGATGATATTAGAGCTAAAGCAAATGCCGAAGCAGATAAATTGAAAAATAAAGGAGGCAATTTCATTGAGAAAAAAGCAAATGAGATTGCTGCTAAAAAATTAGCTGAAGAAGGTGAAAAACAAGCTCAAAAAGTAGAAGCTGAAGCAAATAAAAAAGCAAACGACGTTGAAGCTAAAGCACAACAAGAAGCAGATAAGTTAGTTGCTGATTCGGAAGCAAAGATTAAAAAATAA
- a CDS encoding OmpA family protein yields MKKIFFGLILLYIFSGANAQEELCPEPKKKAVKFYEAAQKASYKESYGLLIEAIKIDPNYVEAYDELAAINERKIATAKAGKEAFNYRNRALDYYNKIIEICPSYRGFYASMKMGDYYYSTKDYGRAKPYYQTILSSPNAFKDDERKAYDRVANIDAYFKLLKDTVPFNPQKVVGPSTGKDEYLPMLSPDNKYLFFTRKIPNELKGAFDAGEKELFIKSRQIAKDKFSSGIPMPEPFNLGQFQGGVSVSVNNKLLFITVVDVIPYRGSNPAGRGQMFDNADIFYSEFKDGVWTKLQSVGSHINTPTTWEAQPSISSDNKTLYFTRVIDPFAPDMDIYKCERLPNGSWGEPEKLGPNINTTNGDEKSPFMHSDSYTLYFSSTGHIGLGGYDIFYSKMDPKTGEFQRPTNIGYPINTEKDEHGFIVNRDGDKAYFGSSDSENENDLNIYSFDLYEAARPEKVMFVGGQMINNKGEVPEGAEVKLKNTKTNREVDAVIDQETGDYVAVMTVDEGEDIMLTAKKKGFAFTSQLISSEEIVIGKPIKTETIEIKPIEVGETYKINDINFATNSFELNNRIILVLNEFLAFLKENPTVKVAIQGHTDNVGDPKENMALSENRAKAVYNYLVIEDIDPARLSYKGFGETKPIASNKTEDGRLKNRRTEFVIIGK; encoded by the coding sequence GTGAAGAAGATATTTTTTGGTTTAATATTATTATACATTTTTTCTGGTGCAAATGCACAAGAAGAATTATGTCCTGAACCGAAGAAAAAAGCAGTAAAATTTTATGAAGCTGCTCAAAAAGCATCTTACAAAGAAAGCTATGGTTTACTTATTGAAGCAATTAAAATTGATCCTAATTACGTAGAAGCTTATGATGAATTAGCTGCTATTAACGAACGTAAAATAGCCACAGCTAAAGCTGGTAAAGAAGCTTTTAACTATAGAAATAGAGCTCTAGATTATTATAATAAGATTATAGAAATCTGTCCTTCTTATCGAGGATTTTATGCTTCTATGAAAATGGGGGATTACTACTATAGCACGAAAGATTATGGTAGAGCAAAACCATACTATCAAACCATTTTAAGTTCGCCAAATGCATTTAAAGATGATGAAAGAAAAGCTTATGATAGAGTTGCTAACATTGATGCTTATTTCAAATTGTTAAAAGATACTGTTCCTTTTAACCCTCAAAAAGTTGTTGGTCCATCTACAGGTAAAGATGAATATTTACCAATGCTTTCTCCTGACAATAAGTACTTATTTTTTACTCGTAAAATACCAAACGAATTGAAAGGAGCTTTTGATGCTGGTGAAAAAGAGTTATTTATAAAAAGTAGGCAAATTGCAAAAGATAAATTTAGTAGTGGTATACCAATGCCAGAACCTTTTAATTTAGGTCAATTTCAAGGCGGTGTTAGTGTTTCAGTAAATAATAAATTATTGTTTATTACTGTTGTAGATGTTATTCCATATAGAGGAAGTAACCCTGCAGGTAGAGGACAAATGTTTGACAATGCTGATATTTTTTATTCAGAGTTTAAAGACGGCGTTTGGACTAAACTCCAATCTGTCGGTAGCCATATAAACACCCCAACTACATGGGAAGCACAACCTTCTATTTCTTCTGATAATAAAACACTTTATTTTACAAGAGTAATTGATCCTTTTGCTCCTGATATGGATATTTATAAATGCGAAAGGTTACCTAATGGCTCTTGGGGAGAACCAGAAAAATTAGGACCAAATATCAATACTACTAATGGTGATGAGAAGTCACCTTTTATGCACTCAGATAGTTACACACTTTACTTCTCTTCTACCGGACATATTGGATTGGGTGGTTACGATATTTTTTATTCGAAAATGGATCCGAAAACTGGAGAATTTCAACGCCCTACAAATATTGGCTATCCCATTAATACAGAAAAAGATGAGCATGGTTTCATTGTAAACAGAGATGGTGATAAAGCCTATTTTGGTTCATCTGACTCAGAAAATGAAAACGACCTAAACATTTATTCATTTGACTTATATGAAGCTGCTAGGCCTGAAAAAGTAATGTTTGTAGGTGGACAAATGATTAACAATAAAGGTGAAGTACCAGAAGGTGCAGAAGTAAAGCTTAAAAACACTAAAACTAATAGAGAGGTTGATGCAGTAATTGACCAAGAAACTGGTGATTACGTTGCCGTAATGACCGTTGATGAAGGAGAAGATATTATGTTGACTGCTAAGAAAAAAGGATTTGCTTTTACCTCACAGTTAATTAGCTCTGAAGAAATTGTTATTGGTAAACCAATAAAAACAGAAACTATAGAAATTAAACCAATTGAAGTTGGTGAAACTTATAAAATAAACGACATTAATTTTGCTACCAACTCCTTTGAGTTAAATAATAGAATTATTTTAGTTTTAAATGAATTCTTAGCCTTTTTAAAAGAAAATCCAACAGTTAAAGTTGCCATACAAGGGCATACCGATAATGTTGGTGACCCAAAAGAGAATATGGCTTTATCTGAGAATCGTGCGAAAGCGGTTTACAATTATTTGGTTATTGAAGACATTGATCCTGCTCGTTTATCTTATAAAGGTTTTGGTGAAACCAAACCAATTGCTAGCAACAAAACTGAAGATGGACGTTTAAAAAACAGACGTACTGAGTTTGTTATTATTGGGAAGTAG
- a CDS encoding T9SS type A sorting domain-containing protein, whose amino-acid sequence MKTTFLALLLFFVLNCFSQQTITDTIIHGGLHRTYILYVPASYNASNETPLVLNFHGYTSNSTEQMYYGDFRAIADTANFILVHPMGTLDGSSQPYWNSGWGGAVDDIGFTNALIDSLSAQYNINQSRVYSTGMSNGGFMSYTLACSLSNRIAAIASVTGTMNTNQSLTCSPQHPVPVMEIHGTADGTVPYNGTTGMSSVANTLNYWVGFNQTNSSPVFTNVPNISTTDGCTAEHYVYENGTNGVEVEHYKIINGGHTWPGAPVVVGTTNYDFNASEKIWQFFAQYDIYGKITPTAITEKSLSNVAIYPNPVSNQLTIENNEVVESVTILDLTGKVLMNKTTNTKTIEVSNLSIGIYFLKIKTKNSELVKKFVKE is encoded by the coding sequence ATGAAAACTACTTTTTTAGCTTTGCTATTATTTTTTGTTTTGAATTGTTTTAGTCAACAAACAATTACAGATACCATTATACATGGAGGTTTACATAGAACTTACATTTTATACGTTCCAGCATCATACAATGCCAGTAATGAAACTCCTTTGGTACTCAATTTTCACGGTTACACCAGTAATTCAACTGAACAAATGTATTATGGCGATTTTCGTGCAATAGCTGATACAGCAAATTTCATTCTTGTTCATCCTATGGGAACACTTGACGGCAGTAGCCAGCCTTATTGGAATTCTGGTTGGGGTGGAGCAGTTGATGATATAGGTTTTACAAATGCTTTAATCGATTCTTTATCTGCTCAGTATAACATTAATCAAAGTAGGGTTTATAGCACGGGGATGTCAAACGGTGGTTTTATGAGTTATACCTTAGCTTGTTCGTTAAGTAATCGAATAGCTGCAATCGCTTCTGTAACAGGAACAATGAATACAAATCAATCGCTAACTTGTTCTCCTCAACATCCAGTTCCGGTTATGGAAATACATGGAACTGCCGATGGAACTGTTCCTTATAATGGAACTACAGGAATGTCGTCAGTAGCGAATACACTAAATTATTGGGTAGGTTTTAATCAAACTAATAGCTCGCCTGTATTTACAAATGTTCCAAATATAAGCACTACTGATGGCTGCACTGCAGAACATTATGTTTATGAAAATGGAACAAATGGAGTGGAAGTAGAGCATTATAAAATAATTAATGGCGGGCATACTTGGCCAGGAGCTCCTGTTGTAGTGGGTACAACAAATTACGATTTTAATGCTTCCGAAAAAATATGGCAGTTTTTTGCCCAATACGATATTTATGGGAAAATTACACCAACAGCTATAACTGAAAAGAGTTTAAGCAATGTAGCCATTTACCCAAATCCAGTATCAAACCAATTAACAATTGAAAATAATGAGGTAGTTGAAAGTGTTACTATACTTGATTTAACAGGAAAAGTGTTGATGAATAAAACAACTAATACCAAAACGATTGAGGTCTCTAATTTATCTATAGGAATTTATTTCTTAAAGATAAAAACGAAGAATAGTGAATTGGTAAAAAAGTTTGTGAAGGAGTAA
- the rluF gene encoding 23S rRNA pseudouridine(2604) synthase RluF, which yields MELTRINKYLSEAGYCSRRAADKLIEQGRVTINGVVPEMGTKIAAGDEVRVDGKLISAPKEEFVYLAFNKPVGIVCTTDTGVEKDNIIDFINYPKRIFPIGRLDKPSEGLIFLTNDGDIVNKILRARNNHEKEYIVRVNKPIRDEFIKKMGNGVPILDTITKKCKVEKVNDFTFRIILTQGLNRQIRRMCEYLDYRVVTLKRVRIMNIHLGDLAKGEFREFTHEEFKELNLLIEGSSKTHDSN from the coding sequence ATGGAGTTAACAAGAATAAATAAGTATTTAAGTGAGGCAGGATATTGTTCAAGAAGAGCTGCAGATAAGTTAATTGAGCAAGGCAGAGTTACTATAAATGGTGTTGTTCCAGAGATGGGTACAAAAATAGCAGCAGGAGATGAGGTAAGAGTTGATGGTAAATTGATTAGTGCCCCAAAAGAAGAGTTTGTTTATTTGGCATTTAATAAACCCGTAGGTATAGTATGTACTACAGATACAGGTGTAGAAAAAGACAATATCATTGATTTTATAAATTATCCCAAACGTATTTTTCCAATAGGTAGATTAGATAAACCAAGTGAAGGATTAATATTTTTAACAAACGATGGGGACATTGTAAATAAGATTTTAAGAGCAAGAAATAATCACGAAAAAGAATATATCGTTAGAGTTAATAAGCCTATTCGTGATGAGTTTATTAAAAAAATGGGGAATGGTGTCCCAATTTTGGATACTATTACTAAAAAATGTAAAGTTGAGAAAGTGAATGACTTTACATTTAGAATTATTCTAACTCAAGGATTAAATCGTCAAATCCGAAGAATGTGTGAATATTTAGATTATCGAGTTGTAACCCTTAAGCGAGTTAGAATTATGAATATTCATTTAGGCGATTTAGCCAAAGGAGAATTTAGAGAATTTACTCATGAAGAATTTAAAGAACTTAATTTATTAATTGAAGGATCGAGTAAAACGCATGATTCAAATTAA
- the moaCB gene encoding bifunctional molybdenum cofactor biosynthesis protein MoaC/MoaB: MIDITHKSSTLRIATAQAIVKVSKHETIEAINNKTVPKGDVFSMCKAVGLLGVKNTPLILADCHPMPIEYTGIDYEINGLEIVIKVTIKTIYKTGVEVEAMHGASVVSLNMYDMLKPIDKGVEIHHIKLLEKKGGKSDYKDKFRQDLTAAVVVCSDTISSGQKEDKAGKAIISKLEECGVAIKDYVIIPDKKDIIQEKAKSYTDQGVNMIIYTGGTGLSNRDVTPEALKPLLTREIPGIEEAIRNYGQDRMPYAMLSRSIAGTIDNSLVLALPGSTNGAKESMDAIFPAVLHVFKILKGARHN; encoded by the coding sequence ATGATAGATATTACACATAAGAGTTCTACATTAAGAATTGCGACAGCACAAGCAATTGTAAAAGTTAGCAAACATGAAACAATAGAAGCAATAAACAATAAAACGGTACCTAAAGGTGACGTTTTTTCGATGTGTAAGGCTGTTGGTTTATTAGGTGTAAAAAATACGCCACTAATTTTAGCTGATTGTCACCCTATGCCAATAGAATATACTGGAATAGATTATGAAATAAATGGATTAGAAATAGTCATTAAAGTAACGATTAAAACAATTTATAAAACAGGTGTTGAGGTAGAAGCAATGCATGGTGCAAGTGTTGTTTCGTTAAATATGTATGATATGCTGAAACCTATTGATAAAGGGGTAGAAATTCATCATATAAAGTTGTTGGAAAAGAAAGGAGGTAAGTCTGATTATAAGGATAAATTTAGACAAGATTTAACTGCTGCAGTTGTTGTTTGTTCTGATACGATATCTTCAGGTCAAAAAGAAGATAAAGCGGGAAAAGCCATAATTTCTAAACTCGAAGAGTGTGGTGTTGCAATAAAAGATTATGTGATAATTCCTGATAAGAAAGACATTATTCAAGAAAAGGCGAAAAGTTACACAGATCAAGGAGTAAATATGATTATTTATACTGGGGGAACAGGTCTTTCAAACAGAGACGTTACGCCAGAAGCTCTAAAGCCATTATTAACAAGAGAGATTCCAGGAATAGAAGAGGCAATTCGAAATTATGGTCAAGATAGAATGCCTTATGCAATGCTAAGTAGAAGTATAGCGGGTACAATTGATAATTCACTAGTATTAGCTTTGCCAGGATCCACTAATGGAGCTAAAGAAAGTATGGATGCCATATTTCCTGCAGTATTACATGTTTTTAAAATTTTAAAAGGTGCTAGACATAATTAA
- a CDS encoding molybdenum cofactor biosynthesis protein MoaE, with the protein MSDKKIKNVFVEGAITPQKIATSIAHHQVKTNIGAHDIFLGQVRADEIDGKTVQAIDYSVYEEMANNIFHEIRESAFYKFDLTCMHIYHSKGIVKAGEICLFVFTSSAHRKNAMDACRYLVEEIKEKAPVFGKEIFEDESHQWKVNK; encoded by the coding sequence ATGAGTGATAAAAAAATTAAAAATGTTTTTGTTGAAGGGGCAATAACTCCTCAAAAAATTGCAACATCAATTGCTCATCATCAAGTAAAAACTAATATAGGAGCACATGATATTTTTTTAGGCCAAGTTAGGGCTGATGAAATAGACGGTAAAACTGTTCAAGCTATAGATTATTCAGTTTATGAAGAAATGGCTAATAATATATTTCACGAAATAAGAGAAAGTGCTTTTTATAAATTTGATTTAACATGCATGCATATTTATCATAGCAAAGGAATAGTTAAGGCTGGTGAAATTTGCTTATTTGTTTTTACATCTTCTGCTCATCGAAAAAATGCAATGGATGCCTGTAGATATTTAGTTGAAGAGATTAAAGAAAAGGCTCCAGTTTTTGGAAAAGAAATTTTTGAAGATGAATCACACCAATGGAAAGTTAATAAATGA
- the moeB gene encoding molybdopterin-synthase adenylyltransferase MoeB: MLSDKEKYRYSRHLLLDKVGDKGQEKLKFAKVLVVGAGGLGCPVLQYLTAAGVGTIGIIDFDTVDETNLQRQVLFSIQDIGTNKALAAKNRLEQLNQFIVFNIYQEKLTVKNVLELFCQYDIIVDGTDNFSTRYLVNDACIKTNKPFVYGAIYKFEGQVSVFNYGDGPSYRCLFPNAPDECSVSNCSEIGVLGVLPGLIGTQQANEVLKLILNIGNPLSGKLAIYNALEASQLIIEISRNEDQINIAKQIDFDLYDYDYFCGIKKEKNMKEISAQELKALLKKEDIQVIDVRESYETPKIEELKALNIPMQSIPHNMDKIDRNKKVVIHCQHGIRSMHAIDFLAQNGFDNLINLTGGIVMWED; the protein is encoded by the coding sequence ATGCTTTCAGACAAAGAAAAATATCGATACTCTAGACATTTACTCTTGGATAAAGTAGGTGATAAAGGGCAAGAAAAGCTGAAATTTGCTAAGGTATTGGTGGTTGGAGCAGGAGGTTTGGGTTGTCCAGTTTTACAATACTTAACCGCAGCGGGTGTTGGTACAATAGGTATTATCGATTTTGATACAGTAGACGAAACTAATTTGCAGCGTCAAGTTTTGTTCTCAATACAAGACATAGGAACAAATAAAGCCTTAGCTGCAAAAAATAGGTTAGAACAGTTAAATCAATTTATAGTATTTAATATTTATCAAGAAAAATTAACAGTAAAAAATGTTCTTGAGTTGTTTTGCCAATACGATATTATAGTTGATGGAACTGATAATTTTTCCACAAGGTATTTAGTTAATGATGCTTGCATTAAAACTAATAAACCTTTTGTTTATGGTGCTATCTACAAGTTTGAAGGACAGGTGTCCGTTTTTAATTATGGGGATGGACCAAGTTATCGTTGTTTGTTTCCAAATGCTCCAGATGAATGTTCTGTCTCTAATTGTTCTGAGATTGGAGTATTAGGAGTTTTACCTGGCTTAATTGGAACTCAGCAAGCAAATGAAGTGTTAAAACTTATTTTAAATATAGGAAATCCTCTTTCAGGTAAATTGGCTATATATAATGCATTGGAGGCTTCTCAATTAATTATTGAAATCTCAAGAAATGAAGACCAAATAAATATTGCAAAGCAAATTGATTTTGATTTGTACGATTACGATTATTTTTGTGGAATAAAAAAGGAAAAAAATATGAAGGAAATTTCAGCACAAGAGTTAAAAGCGCTTTTAAAAAAAGAAGACATTCAAGTCATAGATGTAAGAGAATCTTATGAAACTCCAAAAATTGAAGAATTAAAAGCGCTTAATATTCCAATGCAAAGCATTCCTCATAATATGGACAAAATAGATAGAAACAAAAAAGTTGTGATTCATTGTCAGCATGGAATTAGAAGTATGCATGCTATAGATTTTTTAGCACAAAATGGTTTCGATAATTTAATTAACCTTACTGGTGGAATTGTAATGTGGGAGGATTAA
- a CDS encoding MoaD/ThiS family protein: protein MILKLKYFGMIAEALSKEAEEIELNITSIQELKDYLVNQNSVLDKLNFKIAVNHKLVDLDSKLNNNDEVALLPPFAGG from the coding sequence ATGATATTAAAGCTTAAATATTTTGGGATGATAGCAGAAGCTTTAAGTAAGGAAGCAGAAGAAATAGAATTAAATATTACTTCAATACAAGAACTGAAAGATTATTTAGTTAATCAAAATTCAGTTTTAGATAAACTTAATTTTAAAATAGCTGTCAACCATAAATTAGTCGATTTAGATAGTAAATTAAACAATAATGACGAGGTAGCTTTACTGCCACCATTTGCAGGAGGATAA
- the mobA gene encoding molybdenum cofactor guanylyltransferase produces MERTAIILAGGSSSRMGEDKGLMLIDGQPMIQYIINVVKGVVENIIIVSNNNEYEQFGYPVIEDVIKGKGPLGGIYTGLLHSKTDLNLVLSCDIPYINASILNLLISHSEGIDITIPKKDEITHQLMGVFNKKCLIPFKNALDNNELKLITLFEKLNLNVVDASHFSKRLFTNLNEKDDIKA; encoded by the coding sequence ATGGAAAGAACAGCAATTATATTAGCAGGAGGCAGTAGCTCTAGAATGGGGGAAGATAAAGGGTTAATGTTAATTGATGGTCAACCTATGATTCAGTATATTATAAATGTAGTGAAGGGGGTAGTAGAGAATATTATTATTGTTTCTAATAATAATGAATATGAGCAGTTTGGTTATCCGGTAATTGAAGATGTAATTAAAGGTAAAGGCCCATTAGGTGGTATTTATACCGGTTTATTACATTCTAAAACCGACTTAAATTTAGTTCTAAGTTGTGATATCCCGTATATAAATGCAAGTATTTTAAATTTATTAATTAGCCATTCTGAAGGTATAGATATTACTATTCCAAAAAAAGATGAAATAACTCATCAATTAATGGGAGTGTTTAATAAAAAATGTTTAATTCCTTTTAAAAATGCACTAGATAATAATGAGTTAAAGCTGATTACATTGTTTGAAAAGTTAAATTTAAACGTTGTAGATGCTAGCCATTTTAGCAAAAGACTGTTTACCAATTTAAATGAAAAAGATGATATTAAAGCTTAA
- a CDS encoding sulfite exporter TauE/SafE family protein encodes MNIFEIEHIWIFLLLLPIVAFMYSSVGHGGASGYLAMMALFGFAPESMKPTALLLNLFVAAISFVHYTKAGHFNKKLFLVFAFASIPMAFIGGMIEVDASFYKKILAVLLVFAIFRMLNVFGKEVNNVKDVKIWQGLFVGGSIGFFSGLIGIGGGIILSPVILLMHWGKMKEAAAVSALFIWVNSAAGMFGQIYSGVRIDEQVFILVGTAVLGGFFGAYYGSKHFNNNLLKYMLAFVLAIACIKLILT; translated from the coding sequence ATGAACATTTTTGAAATTGAGCATATTTGGATTTTTTTATTGCTATTACCAATAGTAGCTTTTATGTATTCTTCAGTTGGTCATGGAGGAGCAAGCGGATACTTGGCTATGATGGCATTGTTTGGTTTTGCACCTGAATCAATGAAACCAACAGCTTTATTATTAAATCTTTTTGTAGCAGCTATTTCATTTGTCCATTATACAAAAGCAGGCCATTTCAATAAAAAATTATTTCTTGTTTTTGCTTTTGCTTCTATTCCTATGGCTTTTATAGGTGGAATGATAGAAGTTGATGCATCATTCTATAAAAAGATATTAGCTGTGTTATTGGTTTTTGCAATTTTTAGAATGCTAAATGTATTTGGAAAAGAAGTTAATAATGTTAAAGATGTAAAAATTTGGCAAGGACTTTTTGTAGGAGGAAGTATTGGTTTTTTTTCGGGATTAATTGGTATAGGCGGAGGTATTATTTTGAGTCCTGTAATCTTATTGATGCATTGGGGTAAAATGAAAGAAGCTGCTGCTGTTTCTGCATTATTTATATGGGTAAACTCGGCAGCAGGTATGTTTGGTCAAATTTATTCTGGGGTTAGAATAGATGAGCAAGTGTTTATTCTGGTTGGTACTGCTGTATTAGGTGGTTTTTTTGGTGCTTATTATGGAAGTAAACATTTTAATAATAATTTATTGAAGTATATGTTAGCTTTTGTTTTGGCTATTGCTTGCATTAAGTTAATTTTAACCTGA